Proteins encoded in a region of the Pseudomonas sp. GOM7 genome:
- a CDS encoding extracellular solute-binding protein: MAATGYRFGYGSMLFLLVSWMLTATQAWASEVQIYNWLQYLPKEILEDFQRETGIRPRYVEFESRLAMENKLLTGNSGYDVAFPGSTSLRKLIIANAVQPLRRDALSNWQYLDGAFMKSLEESGDPRNRYAVPYLWGATLFGYDADKLDALFAGNVPASWDLLFKPENARKLAGCGIGIIDAPDEILPIALNYLGLDPNGHERSDYRAAQQLMQRLRPAVRYFDSERYGADLANGTICFGVGWSGGFVQARQMAASAGRKVRLNMVVPKEGSPYWSDVMVVPSKAPNPAEAHAFINYILRPDVIARISLQLGYPAPSVMPPHKSTADDPRGQLMQAAEQQRFFTITPVPESVERIRARVWRNMQSHQGSAE, translated from the coding sequence ATGGCTGCTACAGGCTATCGGTTCGGCTACGGCTCGATGCTCTTCCTGCTAGTGAGCTGGATGCTTACGGCTACACAGGCCTGGGCCAGCGAGGTGCAGATCTACAACTGGCTGCAATACCTGCCCAAGGAAATTCTTGAGGATTTTCAGCGTGAAACCGGCATCCGTCCGCGCTACGTCGAGTTCGAGTCCAGACTGGCCATGGAGAACAAGCTGCTGACCGGTAACTCCGGCTACGACGTGGCATTTCCTGGCAGCACCAGCCTGCGCAAGCTGATCATCGCCAATGCCGTGCAACCGCTGCGGCGCGACGCTCTGAGCAACTGGCAGTATCTCGATGGGGCTTTCATGAAGAGCCTCGAGGAGTCCGGCGACCCGCGCAACCGCTATGCCGTGCCTTATCTCTGGGGCGCAACCCTGTTCGGTTATGACGCCGACAAGCTCGATGCGCTCTTCGCCGGTAACGTTCCGGCTTCCTGGGATCTGCTGTTCAAACCGGAGAATGCGCGCAAGCTGGCGGGTTGTGGCATCGGCATCATCGATGCCCCGGATGAGATCCTGCCGATTGCCCTTAACTACCTCGGGCTGGATCCCAACGGCCATGAACGTAGCGACTACCGGGCCGCGCAACAGCTCATGCAGAGGCTCAGGCCAGCCGTGCGCTACTTCGATTCGGAGCGCTATGGGGCTGACCTGGCCAACGGCACGATCTGTTTCGGCGTCGGTTGGTCCGGTGGTTTCGTGCAGGCCCGGCAGATGGCCGCGAGTGCCGGGCGCAAGGTGCGCTTGAATATGGTGGTGCCAAAGGAGGGATCACCTTACTGGTCGGATGTCATGGTGGTGCCCAGCAAGGCGCCGAATCCGGCAGAGGCCCATGCCTTCATCAACTACATCCTGCGCCCCGATGTCATTGCTCGCATCAGCCTGCAGCTTGGCTATCCCGCACCCAGTGTCATGCCACCGCACAAGTCGACTGCCGATGATCCACGCGGGCAGCTAATGCAGGCCGCCGAGCAGCAGCGATTCTTCACCATCACGCCTGTTCCGGAGTCCGTCGAGCGGATCAGAGCGAGGGTCTGGCGCAACATGCAAAGCCATCAGGGGAGTGCTGAATGA
- a CDS encoding MFS transporter, with the protein MSCSQLPGKVAADPAMRAAAIFIAAVSILVVGIQPVFIGLLAGHLGLSLAQQGWMISVEMCGSVFGTLLVAPLARRWGSRRLCAMAAFALGGVTLLSGLTEQYTTMLALRGLAGMVAGGLYAQAVYLLGRMPGQDRSYGFLLLLQTSIFAVMAAALPLLAATLGFMAAMGMLVAWYALACLACRLLPRQVGSEVGQQTPSSEVGPASFGVAALAGMLCLQVAIYAVWGFIDGIASGDGLSAVDVGWAVGIGLLGGLPGAALPSLLGNRFGRLPMILLGSFCVALAVWLLGLGVKSGEQLAGVVFLMNFGWVLALSYYMAAVVSHDASGRLTRLVSVVQVTSAAFAPTVLSLFLGDGGKTLIFSFSVGSVLLGCLLAALVGLGVGRRQQLRAALS; encoded by the coding sequence ATGTCTTGCAGTCAACTCCCCGGCAAGGTCGCTGCCGACCCGGCCATGCGCGCCGCCGCCATCTTCATTGCAGCGGTGTCGATTCTCGTGGTCGGTATTCAACCTGTCTTCATCGGCCTGTTGGCCGGGCACCTGGGGCTGTCCCTGGCCCAGCAGGGCTGGATGATCTCGGTGGAAATGTGTGGCTCGGTCTTCGGCACACTGCTGGTGGCTCCGCTGGCACGGCGCTGGGGCTCGCGTCGGCTGTGTGCCATGGCGGCCTTCGCCCTGGGCGGCGTGACCCTGCTGAGCGGCCTGACGGAACAGTACACGACGATGCTGGCGCTGCGCGGCCTGGCCGGTATGGTGGCCGGCGGGCTCTATGCCCAGGCGGTGTACCTGTTGGGAAGGATGCCGGGGCAGGATCGCTCCTACGGTTTCCTGTTGCTGTTGCAGACCAGCATCTTCGCAGTGATGGCGGCGGCGCTGCCGCTGCTTGCGGCAACCCTGGGTTTCATGGCGGCCATGGGCATGCTGGTCGCCTGGTACGCACTGGCCTGCCTGGCTTGCCGCCTGCTGCCGCGTCAGGTCGGTAGCGAGGTAGGGCAGCAGACGCCATCCTCCGAGGTCGGCCCGGCCTCCTTCGGGGTGGCCGCACTGGCCGGAATGCTTTGCCTGCAGGTGGCGATCTATGCCGTGTGGGGCTTTATCGACGGCATCGCCAGTGGCGATGGTCTGAGCGCAGTGGATGTGGGTTGGGCTGTGGGTATCGGCCTGCTCGGCGGCTTGCCGGGCGCGGCGTTGCCCAGCCTGCTGGGCAATCGCTTCGGCCGTCTGCCGATGATCCTGCTCGGCTCGTTCTGTGTGGCACTGGCGGTCTGGTTGCTGGGGCTGGGGGTGAAGAGCGGCGAGCAGCTCGCCGGTGTGGTGTTCCTGATGAACTTCGGCTGGGTGCTGGCGCTGTCGTATTACATGGCCGCGGTGGTCAGCCATGACGCCAGTGGCCGTCTCACTCGCCTGGTCAGCGTGGTACAGGTGACCTCGGCGGCGTTTGCCCCTACGGTGCTGAGCCTGTTTCTCGGCGACGGCGGCAAGACGCTGATCTTCAGCTTCTCAGTGGGCTCGGTACTGCTCGGTTGCCTGCTCGCCGCCCTGGTCGGCCTGGGTGTCGGCCGGCGTCAGCAGTTGCGTGCAGCGCTGTCATGA
- a CDS encoding polyamine ABC transporter substrate-binding protein, translated as MRIAAALTLALASASGVQAEQRTVRVYNWIEYMPPEILKGFEAETGIRPVYDVFDSAETLQSKLLTGNSGYDVAFPGSASLGTFIGAGTFEKLDRSKLPNWNRLDETFMAELAKSGDPGNQYAVPYMWGTNLIGYNIDKVREALGPDVKLDSWDVIFKPENLSKLASCGVGFLDSPGDILPIALDYLGLPPNSEKAEDYRKAQDLMMKIRPYITYFNSSRYGYDLANGEICVAVGWSGGIELARKMANAAGKGVKIDMFLPKEGAPLWSDVMVIPKGAQNVEEAHAFINYLLRPEVIAKASNAIGYPNPNTDATAFVDPEVRNNPNMYIPADRMGSLYALKALPLKAERIRMRTWNSIRTGK; from the coding sequence ATGCGTATCGCGGCTGCCTTGACCCTGGCACTGGCCAGCGCCAGTGGCGTTCAGGCCGAGCAACGTACCGTAAGGGTCTACAACTGGATCGAGTACATGCCGCCTGAGATCCTCAAGGGCTTCGAGGCCGAAACCGGCATCCGTCCGGTGTACGACGTGTTCGACAGCGCCGAGACCCTGCAGTCCAAGCTGCTCACCGGCAACTCCGGTTATGACGTGGCCTTTCCGGGCAGCGCGTCGCTGGGCACCTTCATCGGCGCCGGCACCTTCGAGAAGCTGGATCGCAGCAAGCTGCCCAACTGGAACCGCCTGGATGAAACCTTCATGGCCGAACTGGCCAAGAGCGGCGACCCCGGCAACCAGTACGCGGTGCCCTACATGTGGGGCACCAACCTGATCGGCTACAACATCGACAAGGTGCGCGAGGCGCTGGGCCCGGACGTGAAGCTGGATAGCTGGGACGTGATCTTCAAGCCGGAGAACCTCTCCAAGCTGGCCTCGTGCGGGGTTGGCTTCCTCGACTCGCCGGGGGATATCCTGCCGATCGCCCTGGACTATCTGGGCTTGCCGCCGAACTCGGAGAAGGCCGAGGATTACCGCAAGGCGCAGGATCTGATGATGAAGATTCGCCCCTACATCACCTACTTCAATTCCTCGCGCTACGGCTACGACCTGGCCAATGGCGAGATCTGCGTGGCCGTGGGCTGGTCCGGTGGCATCGAGCTGGCGCGCAAGATGGCCAATGCAGCCGGCAAGGGGGTGAAGATCGACATGTTCCTGCCCAAGGAGGGTGCACCGCTGTGGTCCGATGTGATGGTGATTCCCAAGGGCGCACAGAATGTCGAAGAAGCCCATGCCTTCATCAACTACCTGCTGCGCCCGGAAGTGATCGCCAAGGCCAGTAACGCCATCGGCTATCCCAACCCCAACACGGATGCCACCGCCTTCGTCGATCCCGAGGTGCGCAACAATCCCAACATGTACATTCCGGCTGACAGGATGGGCTCGCTGTACGCACTCAAGGCCCTGCCATTGAAGGCCGAGCGTATCCGCATGCGTACCTGGAACAGCATCCGCACCGGCAAGTGA
- a CDS encoding alginate export family protein, which yields MTRVPFTPALLAVAVLSSAEAMAGYTFEEGKLSGEANLTVGGATVSTRNVNFGAGGVDQRNGRNIGTRVDWQEFYLKPGVTLKYAVDPDFDLIAGGSAVSAKTLGDGDAGGFSRSSDGYTAMEEAYAGFRAGEWTFTAGRQNYLVGNGFIVMDGNLDSRGDGAYWLGPRTAFRDSGILAWDHGALRAQAFSLRTDSHLGDFRLNGANLDYDLAEQVTLGAMAMKVDSQTNTFATPLRRDGMQVYNFRALRGRLPGLDALTFNGEYAVQRGSGDGVKYDAKAWYAQADYSFESLPLTPVLGYRYALFSGDDNLADNTQQSWDPLSKGFTDWSTWLVGDVMGNYVLFNTNQRVQQFSIKTRLSETLTLGAIHYQFWLDKNNYQGIAVDDRRFANENVIYLDWTPTERLYTSLAYNWVDAKSAAKQVFGDDDRFTALELYFTYRY from the coding sequence ATGACCCGTGTCCCATTCACTCCCGCGCTACTGGCCGTGGCCGTACTGAGCAGTGCCGAGGCCATGGCTGGCTACACCTTCGAGGAGGGCAAGCTCTCCGGCGAAGCCAACCTGACCGTAGGTGGTGCGACCGTCTCCACACGTAACGTCAACTTCGGCGCTGGCGGCGTCGATCAGCGCAATGGCCGCAACATCGGCACCCGTGTCGATTGGCAGGAGTTCTATCTCAAGCCGGGCGTTACCCTCAAATATGCCGTCGACCCCGACTTCGATCTGATCGCCGGTGGCTCGGCGGTGTCGGCCAAGACCCTCGGTGACGGCGATGCCGGTGGTTTCAGCCGCAGTTCGGACGGCTACACCGCGATGGAAGAGGCCTATGCGGGCTTCCGTGCGGGGGAGTGGACCTTCACCGCCGGGCGGCAGAACTACCTGGTAGGCAACGGCTTCATCGTCATGGACGGCAACCTCGACTCCCGTGGCGACGGCGCCTACTGGCTGGGGCCGCGTACCGCCTTCCGCGACTCGGGCATCCTCGCCTGGGATCATGGCGCGCTGCGTGCGCAGGCCTTCAGCCTGCGCACCGATTCGCACCTGGGCGACTTCCGCCTCAATGGTGCCAACCTGGACTACGACCTGGCCGAACAGGTGACCCTGGGCGCCATGGCCATGAAGGTGGACTCGCAGACCAACACCTTCGCCACGCCGCTGCGCCGCGACGGCATGCAGGTCTACAACTTCCGCGCCCTGCGCGGCAGGCTGCCGGGCCTAGACGCGCTGACCTTCAACGGCGAATACGCGGTGCAGCGTGGCAGCGGTGACGGCGTCAAGTACGATGCCAAGGCCTGGTATGCCCAGGCTGACTACAGCTTCGAGTCGCTGCCGCTGACTCCGGTGCTGGGTTATCGCTACGCGCTGTTCTCCGGTGACGACAACCTGGCCGACAACACCCAGCAGTCCTGGGATCCGCTGAGCAAGGGCTTCACCGACTGGAGCACCTGGCTGGTCGGCGACGTGATGGGCAACTACGTGCTGTTCAACACCAACCAGCGCGTGCAGCAGTTCTCCATCAAGACCCGCCTGAGCGAGACCCTGACCCTGGGCGCCATCCACTACCAGTTCTGGCTGGACAAGAACAACTACCAGGGTATCGCCGTCGACGACCGGCGCTTCGCCAACGAGAACGTGATCTACCTCGACTGGACCCCCACCGAGCGTCTGTACACCTCGCTGGCCTACAACTGGGTAGACGCCAAGTCGGCGGCCAAGCAGGTGTTCGGTGACGACGACCGCTTCACCGCGCTCGAACTCTACTTCACCTACCGTTACTGA
- a CDS encoding serine hydrolase domain-containing protein, with protein MTTSVNTQAPNQLARHYADAHEALRQAQAPQAFMNGFPPAPEQLVTWHNWMSPPFNKWGFRNLVRLRPSITVSCGRGEQPLAEALQDLDGLSFASECGLNVRLDEHLLASHADGFIVLKAGKVVYERYFNGHTANDRHIMFSVTKSLIGTLAEQLIHEGKLDPERLAGDYVAEFAGSAYADATVRQLLDMAVGISYTEQYDDPASESSQFGYACGFQPAPAEFAQYASLYQYLPTLRKRGEHGGLFHYVTATTEALAWVMERACGEACHELLTRIWKVIGCQRDGYFMADPWGRGVAGAGFSGTLRDMARFGLLLANGGQHQGQSLVAPEAIAAIAAGADPAIYAQDEDFSHWIPGASYRSQWYVINDHSRAIVAGGIHGQYLFVDFESDVVIVKQSSLPAAVGIFDADNVRALRAIAAHLKA; from the coding sequence ATGACTACCTCCGTAAACACTCAGGCACCCAACCAATTGGCTCGTCATTACGCCGATGCACACGAGGCGCTGCGTCAGGCTCAAGCGCCACAGGCCTTCATGAACGGCTTTCCCCCAGCGCCCGAGCAACTGGTGACCTGGCACAACTGGATGAGCCCGCCGTTCAACAAATGGGGCTTTCGCAACCTGGTGCGCCTGCGCCCGAGCATCACGGTGTCCTGCGGTCGGGGTGAGCAGCCACTGGCAGAAGCGCTGCAGGATCTCGACGGACTTAGCTTCGCCAGTGAGTGTGGGTTGAACGTACGTCTGGACGAACACCTGCTGGCCAGCCATGCCGACGGTTTCATTGTGCTCAAGGCCGGCAAGGTGGTGTACGAGCGCTACTTCAACGGCCACACCGCCAATGATCGCCACATCATGTTCTCGGTGACCAAGTCGCTGATCGGCACCCTGGCCGAACAACTGATTCACGAAGGCAAGCTTGACCCCGAACGACTGGCCGGCGATTACGTAGCGGAGTTCGCCGGTAGTGCTTACGCCGATGCCACCGTGCGCCAGTTGCTGGATATGGCGGTGGGCATTTCCTACACCGAGCAGTACGACGACCCGGCATCGGAAAGTTCGCAGTTTGGTTATGCCTGTGGCTTCCAGCCGGCGCCGGCCGAATTCGCCCAATACGCATCGCTGTATCAGTACCTGCCGACGCTGCGTAAGCGCGGCGAGCATGGCGGCCTGTTCCATTACGTCACCGCTACCACCGAGGCCCTGGCCTGGGTGATGGAACGCGCCTGTGGCGAAGCCTGCCATGAGCTCCTGACCCGGATCTGGAAGGTGATCGGTTGCCAGCGCGACGGCTACTTCATGGCTGATCCCTGGGGCCGTGGCGTGGCCGGCGCCGGTTTCAGCGGCACCCTGCGCGATATGGCGCGTTTTGGTCTGCTGCTGGCCAATGGTGGCCAGCATCAAGGCCAGAGCCTCGTTGCGCCCGAAGCCATCGCAGCCATCGCGGCGGGTGCCGACCCGGCCATCTATGCCCAGGACGAGGATTTCAGTCACTGGATTCCCGGTGCTTCGTACCGCAGCCAGTGGTACGTGATCAACGACCATAGCCGCGCCATCGTAGCCGGCGGCATTCATGGCCAATACCTGTTCGTCGACTTCGAGTCGGATGTGGTCATCGTCAAGCAGTCCTCGCTGCCGGCGGCGGTGGGCATCTTCGATGCAGACAACGTACGAGCGTTGCGTGCCATTGCCGCGCATCTGAAAGCCTGA
- a CDS encoding aldo/keto reductase, with amino-acid sequence MKRSIALGDSGLEVSPLVLGGNVFGWTLAERDSLYLLSAAYEAGITSIDTADMYSVWVAGHRGGESERIIGAWLARNPGLRAGLTLMTKVGAELGPGTGGLSRAWIIKAVEDSLRRLNTDYIDLYFSHYPDPHTPHEETLGAYQALLEAGKIRAIGASNFTRAQLQDAEACAEQGLPHYTVLQLEYNLHDRADYEQNLQAFAHDRGLGVLSYFSLASGFLTGKYASLADIQGHARAEDLQRFFTPRGMRILAALREVAGQHQVEPASVALAWLMQQRGLTAPVVSATSREQLQRLLQACALHLDDEALRLLDTACA; translated from the coding sequence ATGAAGCGATCCATAGCGTTGGGCGATAGCGGGCTCGAGGTGTCGCCGCTGGTACTGGGGGGCAACGTGTTCGGTTGGACACTCGCTGAGCGCGATTCGCTGTATCTGCTCAGCGCCGCCTACGAGGCGGGCATCACCAGTATCGACACGGCCGACATGTATTCGGTCTGGGTCGCGGGGCACCGCGGCGGCGAGTCCGAGCGCATCATCGGCGCCTGGCTGGCGCGCAACCCCGGCCTGCGCGCTGGCCTGACCTTGATGACCAAGGTGGGCGCCGAACTGGGCCCGGGTACAGGCGGCCTGTCGCGCGCCTGGATCATCAAGGCGGTGGAGGACTCGCTGCGCCGCCTCAATACCGATTACATCGACCTGTATTTCTCACACTACCCCGACCCGCACACCCCGCACGAGGAAACCCTCGGTGCCTATCAGGCCCTGCTGGAGGCCGGCAAGATCAGGGCCATCGGCGCCTCCAACTTCACCCGTGCGCAACTGCAGGACGCCGAAGCCTGTGCAGAGCAGGGCTTGCCGCATTACACGGTGCTGCAACTGGAGTACAACCTGCATGACCGTGCCGACTACGAGCAGAACCTGCAGGCCTTTGCCCACGACCGGGGGCTGGGCGTGCTGAGTTATTTCAGCCTGGCGTCCGGCTTTCTCACCGGCAAGTACGCCAGCCTGGCCGATATCCAGGGGCATGCGCGTGCCGAGGATCTGCAGCGCTTCTTCACCCCACGCGGCATGCGCATTCTCGCGGCCTTGCGTGAAGTCGCCGGGCAGCATCAGGTCGAGCCGGCCAGCGTGGCCCTGGCCTGGCTGATGCAGCAGCGAGGACTGACGGCACCGGTGGTCAGCGCCACCAGCCGTGAGCAGTTGCAGCGCTTGCTGCAAGCCTGTGCCTTGCACCTCGACGACGAAGCGTTACGCCTGCTGGACACGGCCTGCGCGTAA
- a CDS encoding DUF3237 domain-containing protein, translating to MNMLNNASGVVLEWVMSLNVLIAEGEVVGHCADGLRVNYPIIGGTFECREAKGHVLPGGADTYRLRPDGIGELDARYSLMCEDGSLINVHNLGLLRLTEAGKAMEARDIWPIPESEYLCTCTPRFQVAEGELGWLTQQTFTGLVHYPTADRVQIRCFALAPKP from the coding sequence ATGAACATGCTCAACAATGCATCGGGTGTAGTGCTCGAGTGGGTCATGAGCCTCAACGTGCTGATCGCCGAGGGTGAGGTGGTGGGGCATTGCGCCGATGGCTTGCGCGTTAACTACCCGATCATCGGTGGCACCTTCGAGTGTCGTGAAGCGAAGGGCCATGTGCTGCCTGGTGGTGCCGACACCTATCGGCTCAGGCCCGATGGCATCGGCGAGCTGGATGCGCGCTACAGCCTGATGTGCGAAGACGGCAGTCTGATCAACGTGCACAACCTCGGGTTGTTGCGGCTGACTGAGGCGGGCAAGGCCATGGAGGCACGTGATATCTGGCCCATTCCCGAAAGCGAATACCTGTGCACCTGCACGCCACGCTTTCAGGTCGCCGAAGGTGAGCTGGGCTGGCTGACCCAGCAGACCTTCACTGGCCTGGTGCATTACCCCACGGCGGATCGGGTGCAGATTCGCTGCTTCGCGCTGGCGCCGAAACCGTGA
- a CDS encoding TetR/AcrR family transcriptional regulator, with protein MSGLRERQKAMRRKAISEAGVALFERQGFANTTIEQIAREAGVSAPTVFKYFSSKQEILLEMLQKADQSALQDARLHMAELDDPLDALCYLEQVLVDHALDMLPAPIWRELLPHVLGGDRSDLPENYKRLNESLQHEIAGLLRDLQERGKLRADLDVELAAFLLNDYSHLQLLRLTSSETMDLEAHRRQVRLTSGLILQGMIAR; from the coding sequence GTGAGCGGTCTGCGCGAACGTCAGAAAGCCATGCGCCGCAAGGCCATCAGTGAAGCGGGGGTGGCTCTGTTCGAGCGCCAGGGGTTCGCCAACACCACCATCGAGCAGATCGCTCGGGAAGCAGGCGTCTCGGCGCCCACGGTGTTCAAGTACTTCAGCTCCAAGCAGGAAATTCTCCTGGAGATGCTGCAGAAGGCCGACCAGAGCGCCTTGCAGGACGCGCGTCTGCACATGGCCGAACTGGACGACCCGCTCGATGCACTGTGCTACCTGGAACAAGTGCTGGTCGATCACGCCCTCGACATGCTTCCAGCGCCGATCTGGCGCGAGTTACTGCCGCACGTGCTGGGTGGTGACCGCAGCGACCTGCCGGAGAACTACAAGCGTCTCAACGAGAGCCTGCAGCATGAAATCGCCGGCCTGCTGCGCGACCTGCAGGAGCGTGGCAAGCTGCGCGCCGACCTGGACGTGGAACTGGCCGCCTTCCTGCTCAACGATTACTCGCACCTGCAACTGCTGCGCCTGACCAGCAGCGAGACAATGGATCTGGAAGCGCACCGCCGCCAGGTACGCCTGACCAGCGGCCTGATCCTGCAGGGCATGATCGCCCGCTGA
- a CDS encoding DUF1329 domain-containing protein, translating into MNKHAFRVGSLVLACSVLLPLQVQAKVTTEQAAQLGNQLTPFGADPKGDAAQGIPEWSGKLAAPAGYAGPGSFHVDPFAGEKPLRVIDAQNMVADAEHLSPGVQALLKAYPQTFKVPVYPSHRTAGAPERVYANTRKNALQATLAEGGNGLANAYGGIPFPIPADGREAIWNHIARWQGDYINEVATTAQVDTQGGFSIIRERIRLLSNYYDPSKDASSLNNLLYFFDSELLPPSREAGRKLLVRETIDQVAEPRSAWVYSPGQRRVRRAPTLAYDTPSDGILADDTDMFNGATDRYDWKLLGKQALLVPYHNYVMEQPGLALEKLVKPGHLNPDFTRWEMHRVWVVEATLRPGQRHVHAKRRFYLDEDSWYALMVENSDARGELWHVNLAFTKNAYDVPTITPVNIVYHDLIAHSYTVIGLRNNEKAPREFQLTPPPASYWTPANLRRTGTQ; encoded by the coding sequence GCCTGGTGCTCGCTTGCAGCGTGCTGTTGCCCTTGCAGGTTCAGGCCAAGGTGACGACCGAACAGGCCGCTCAGCTTGGCAACCAGCTCACCCCCTTCGGGGCCGACCCCAAGGGCGATGCCGCGCAGGGCATTCCCGAGTGGAGCGGCAAGCTCGCCGCGCCGGCCGGTTATGCCGGGCCGGGCAGTTTTCACGTCGACCCCTTCGCCGGGGAGAAGCCCCTGCGCGTGATCGATGCGCAGAACATGGTCGCCGATGCCGAACACCTGAGCCCGGGCGTTCAGGCGCTGCTCAAGGCCTACCCGCAGACCTTCAAGGTGCCGGTCTATCCCAGCCACCGCACGGCTGGTGCGCCTGAGCGAGTCTACGCGAACACCCGCAAGAACGCTCTGCAGGCCACCCTGGCCGAAGGCGGCAATGGCCTGGCCAATGCCTATGGCGGCATCCCTTTTCCGATTCCGGCCGATGGCCGTGAGGCGATCTGGAACCACATCGCACGTTGGCAGGGGGATTACATCAATGAGGTCGCCACCACCGCGCAAGTGGATACCCAGGGCGGCTTCTCCATCATCCGTGAACGCATACGCCTGCTGTCGAACTACTACGACCCGAGCAAGGACGCCAGCAGCCTGAACAACCTGCTGTATTTCTTCGACAGCGAGTTGCTGCCGCCCTCGCGTGAGGCGGGGCGCAAGCTGTTGGTGCGCGAAACCATCGACCAGGTGGCGGAGCCGCGTTCGGCCTGGGTCTACAGCCCAGGGCAACGGCGTGTGCGACGTGCTCCGACGCTGGCCTACGACACTCCCAGCGATGGCATCCTGGCCGACGACACCGACATGTTCAACGGGGCCACCGACCGCTACGACTGGAAGCTGCTGGGCAAGCAGGCTCTGCTGGTGCCCTACCACAACTACGTCATGGAGCAGCCGGGGCTGGCGCTGGAAAAGCTGGTCAAGCCCGGGCACCTCAACCCCGATTTCACCCGTTGGGAAATGCACCGCGTATGGGTAGTGGAAGCGACGCTGCGGCCGGGCCAGCGCCATGTGCATGCCAAGCGCCGCTTCTATCTGGACGAGGACAGTTGGTACGCCCTGATGGTGGAAAACAGCGACGCCCGTGGCGAGCTGTGGCACGTCAACCTGGCCTTCACCAAGAATGCCTATGACGTCCCGACCATCACCCCGGTGAACATCGTCTATCACGACCTGATCGCCCACAGCTACACGGTGATCGGCCTGCGCAACAACGAGAAGGCGCCGCGCGAGTTCCAGCTGACGCCGCCACCGGCCAGCTACTGGACGCCTGCCAATCTGAGGCGTACCGGCACGCAGTGA